A segment of the Prochlorococcus sp. RS04 genome:
CGTTTTTGCTATATCTTTTTGGATTGGTTTTAATGTAAATTTGCTCCCAGCTGAAGCAAGTATTAACGCACCAATTTACGATGAACTTTTTAAAATTCTTTTCATCATTGGATTAATCATTTTTATAGGAATGACAATAGCTGTTATATATAGCTTATTTAAGTTTAGGAAAAGAAATGATCAGATAGGCGATGGCATAGCTTTAGAGGGAAATTTAAGCTTAGAAATTGTATGGACAATTATCCCTTCAATAATTGTTTTATTAATTGGTTTATATAGCTACAACATCTACGATCGAATGGGAGGGATGAAAGAACTAAATCATAACCACGAAATGATGAGTTCCAATACTGAAAAAATTTGGGCTGGAATAAGTCAAACCTCGGATAATGAAACAGCAATAAATAATTTGTCAATTGAAGTTTCAGCTATGCAATTTGCATTTCTTTTCAATTATCCCAAGGGCAATTTCATATCAGGAGAACTACACGTTCCTGTTGATCAAAAAGTATCAATGAAAATGGAATCCAAAGATGTGATTCATGCTTTTTGGGTACCAGAGTTCAGAATTAAACAGGATATTATTCCTGGACAACCGACTATTCTAAATTTCACTCCAACAAAAGTAGGAAAATATCCGATAATTTGCGCAGAATTATGTGGTCCATATCATGGAGGAATGAGAGCCTCCATAATTGTTGAAGAAGAATCTGATTACAACGAATGGTTTAACAAAAATAAAAAATCAGAGGTAAATTTATGACAATATCAATTGATCCACAAAAAACTAATAATGAAAGTCTTCAACCTAAAGGCTGGCTTAGATACTTTAGTTTTAGCCTTGATCATAAAGTAATTGGGATACAATACTTAGTCTGCGGTTTTCTTTTTTATTTAATAGGCGGAACGTTAGCTAGCGCTATAAGAATTGAACTAGCTAGTCCGATGTCTGACTTTATGCCGAGAGATGTATATAACCAAGTTTTAACCCTTCACGGAACAATAATGATTTTTCTATGGATAGTGCCTGTAGTTAACGGTGCTTTTGGGAATTATTTAATTCCATTTTATGTAGGTGCTAGAGATATGG
Coding sequences within it:
- the coxB gene encoding cytochrome c oxidase subunit II, which translates into the protein MLNKSFYLILIISLVFAISFWIGFNVNLLPAEASINAPIYDELFKILFIIGLIIFIGMTIAVIYSLFKFRKRNDQIGDGIALEGNLSLEIVWTIIPSIIVLLIGLYSYNIYDRMGGMKELNHNHEMMSSNTEKIWAGISQTSDNETAINNLSIEVSAMQFAFLFNYPKGNFISGELHVPVDQKVSMKMESKDVIHAFWVPEFRIKQDIIPGQPTILNFTPTKVGKYPIICAELCGPYHGGMRASIIVEEESDYNEWFNKNKKSEVNL